A portion of the Shewanella sp. SNU WT4 genome contains these proteins:
- the metJ gene encoding met regulon transcriptional regulator MetJ — protein MTEWNGDYISPYAEHGKKNEQVKKITVSIPLKVLKVLTDERTRRQVSNLRHATNSELLCEAFLHAYTGQPLPDDEDLSKDKPDSIPADAKRIMDEMGIAWEDME, from the coding sequence ATGACCGAATGGAATGGCGACTACATCAGCCCTTATGCTGAACATGGCAAAAAGAATGAACAAGTGAAAAAGATCACTGTGTCTATTCCTTTAAAGGTGCTGAAAGTCTTGACTGATGAGCGTACTCGCAGACAAGTTAGCAACCTGCGCCACGCAACTAACAGTGAGTTACTGTGTGAAGCATTTCTGCATGCCTACACTGGCCAGCCATTACCGGATGATGAAGACCTGTCAAAAGACAAGCCTGACAGCATTCCGGCTGATGCCAAGCGTATTATGGATGAGATGGGAATCGCATGGGAAGACATGGAGTAA